The sequence CGGCGGCCTCGTGCTGATCGTGATGCTGATCGGCTTCACCGTGATGCAGCATGCCTTCGCCGGCGGCAGCGCCAGCACCGGCGTCGTCTCCGACATCGAGCGGCGGGCCTTAGCGCTGGCCGGCTCGGGCGATCTGATCTGGGACTGGGACGTCTCCGCCGACAAGGTCTTCACCAGCCCGGAGACCGAGGCCCTGCTCGGCCTCAAGCGCGGCACGCTGGAAGGCCCGGCCGCGTCCTGGTTAGAGGTGCTGCACCCGCTCGACCAGGATCGCTTTCGCGCAGCGCTCGACAGCGTGCTCGACCAGCGCCGCGGCCGCCTGGTCCAGGATTTCCGTTTGCGCACCCCCGACGGTCACTTCATGTGGTTCGCGCTGAAGGCGCGCCCGGTGGTCGGCTCGGACGGCGAGGTCTCGCGCGTGGTCGGAACGCTGACCGACGTCACCGAGCTGCGCAACGCCGAGGAGCGCCTGCTGCACGATTCCGTGCATGACAATCTCACCGGCCTGCCCAACCGCAAGCTGTTCATGGACCGCCTGGGCGCGGTCGCGCATTTCGCCAAGTCCATGCCGGCGCTGCGGCCGACGCTGATGGTGATCGACCTCGACCGCTTCAAGCAGGTCAACGATTCCGTCGGCATCGCGGTCGGCGATTCCATCCTGCTCACCCTCGCCCGCCGCCTCACCCGCATCCTGAAGCCGCAGGACACGCTGGCGCGGATGGCCGGCGACCAGTTCGGCCTGATCCTGCTGTCGGAGCAGGACCCGGCGCGCATCACGGCTTTCGCCGAAACCATCCGCAAGACCATCCGCGCCCCGATCGCCTTCAACGATCGCGAGATCTTCCTCACGGCCTCGATCGGCCTCGCGCTCTCCGACCCGCAAGTCCAGCTCACGGACGAGATCATCAAGGACGCCGAGCTCGCGATGTATCACTCCAAGCGGATCGGCGGCGACCGCATCGACGTCTACAAGCCGGCGATGCGCGCGCGGAAGACCGACCGCCTGACGCTGGAGAGCGAACTGCGCCGCGCCATCGAGCGGCAGGAGATCACCATCCTGTACCAGCCGATCGTGCGGCTGGAGGATCGCTCGATCGCCGGCTTCGAGGCCCTGGCACGCTGGGACCATCCGAAGCTCGGACGCATGGCGCCGTCGGAATTCATCACGATCGCGGAAGAGACCGGCCTGATCGTCGATCTCGGCATGTTCGTGCTCGACCAGACCGCAAAGCAGCTCTCGGTGTGGCAGCGCGCGATGCGCTCGCGCGAGCCGATCTTCGCCTCGGTCAACGTGTCGTCACGGCAATTGCTCCGTCATGATCTCATTCACGATGTCCGCACCGTGCTGTCGCGCTCCTCGGTGGCGCGCGGCACGCTGAAGCTGGAGCTGACGGAATCGCTGGTGATGGAGAATCCGGAGCACGCGGCACAGATGCTGACGCGAATCCGCGAGCTCGGCACCGGCCTCTCGCTCGACGATTTCGGCACCGGCCATTCCTCGCTGGCCTATCTCCAGCGCTTCCCGTTCGACACCATCAAGATCGACCAGTCCTTCGTGCGCACCACCAGCCGCGGCACGCGTCCGGTGATCCTGAAGTCGATCATCGCGCTCGCGCACGACCTCGGCATGGACGTCGTGGCCGAAGGCGCCGAGACCGATTCCGATGCGGTCGAGCTCTACCAGATGGGCTGCGAATACGCGCAAGGCTTCGCCTTCGGCGAACCGATGGACGCGGATGCCGCGATGCGCCTGCTGACGGAAGTGCGGCTCGAAGCTGCGAGCTGATCACGAGTCCCGTAGGGGTGGGCAAAGGCGCACTTGCGCCGTGCCCACCATTTCTCCCCGCATGCCGCTCTAGTTTATGGTGGGGACGCTTGGCTTTGCCCATCCTACAATACTGTTTGTTGTCGAGGGATCTGCACCGAGCTAGGCGCCGCTACCGCCGCCGATCACCCTTCTTTTTCCTGAACCGAACGCTCGCACCGTCCGGCATCCGCGTCGCCACGAAGCCGGCGGCCAGGCAGGCTTCGCGTTGCGGCATCTGGATGTCGGGGCTGCGCAGGCTGTCCCACCAGGAGGCGCGGTTCGCCGCGCGCGGCAGGGCCGCACCGATGATCTCCTCGATCTGCTCGAAGCTCAGCACGAACTCGTCCTGCTTTTGCCGCATCAGATAGTCACGCAACGCCTGGTAGTCGTTCACAATCGTCCTCTCGTCCCGCTCACATGAGGCTGCCCAAAACCGTGCGCCGCATGAACCGTTTCTTAACTCATTGCGGCAGCGCCGTCCCGCCTTAAACACTACGCAAGCTTTCGGGCGCATCCACTAGGATCGGGAGCGAGCGATGCTGTCTGGATGGCGCGAGAACACGGCCCGTCGGCCGTGGCGGATTTCGGCGAAGCTGCTGATCATCTCGTCCGTGGTGACGGTGATCGGCTTCTCCGCCATTTGCGTCAACGTGATGCTGGACATGCGCCGCGGCGAGGAGGCGCTCGCCCGCCAGACGCTGGAGAATCTGGCGACGACGATCGAGTCCGACGTCAGCCGGAACGTCGAGATCTACGATCTCTCGCTGAAGGCGGTCGCCAGCAACATGCTGCTGCCCGAGCTCGCGACGGTCTCCAAGCCGATCCGCCACCTGATCCTGTTCGACCATGCGACCAACGCCAGGCATTTCGGCGCCATCCAGGTATTCGATGCCGAGGGACGGCTGATCATGGACGCCTCCACGCTCGATCCCCTCACCGAGAATCGGCGCGAGGAGGATTACTTCAGGGTTCATCGCGACAATCCCGGCGCCGGGCTCTTCATCAGCCGTCCCATGCTGTTTCGCGGTGCCTATTCCATCGTCCTGAGCCGGCGCATCAGCGATGCCGATGGCGGCTTCATGGGCGTCGTCACCGGCTCGATCCGTTTCAGCTATTTCCATGAATTGTTCGATCGGCTGAGCCTCGACCCCGACGACACCATCACCGTGCTCAAGCGCGACCGCACCATCATGATGCGACGGCCGTTCGATCTCGACATCATTGGAACGAATCTGAACGACCATCGGAGCTGGAAGGCGGACAATCTGCCCGCCGGCGCCTCCTATTCTGGGCAAGGACCGGTCGATCCGACGCCGAGGCTCTATGCCCGCAGCGGCGGCAGTGGACCGCTGTTCGTGGTGGCAGGCAAGCCGCTGAACGCCGTGTTCGAGCTGTGGCAGAGAGAGGCCTATCGCATCGGCGCCGTGGTCGTGGCACTCATCCTGTTCGTGCTGGCCTCGACCCTGGTGCTTGCGCGCGAGATCGGACGGCGCGCCGAGGCCGAGCGCAAGCTCGAGGAGATGGCGACGACGGACGCCCTCACCGGCCTGAAGAACCGCCGCAAGTTCGATGCCGTGATCGACGTCGAGTGGCGGCGTGCGATGCGCCAGAAGGCGCCGCTCGCGCTGCTGATGATCGATGCCGATCACTTCAAGGCCTACAACGACACGTTCGGGCATCAGGCCGGCGACCAGGTGTTGGTCGGCATCGCCATCTGCATTTCGGATTCGGTGAGCCGGCCTGGCGACTGCGCCGCCCGCTATGGCGGCGAGGAGTTCGCGGTGCTGCTGCCGAACATTTCGGCCAGCGACGCCTTCAAGGTCGCCGAGACGATCCGCCTCAAGGTGCAGGGCTGGTCCGACGAGCAGACCATCTCGACGGTGTCCTGCGGCATCGCCAGCCTCGTTCCCGTTGCCGGCATGGACTGGCCGGTCCTGGTCGCCGCCGCCGACAAGGCGCTCTATGCGGCGAAAGCCGGGGGCCGCAACCAGTCAGCGGTCGCGAGTCTGCCGCAACTGTCGCTGGTGGCGTGACGAACTCTCCAGCCGTCGTCATTGCTGTGCATGTTCACAATTGCGAGGCAACGGGTCCGCGCTTAGCACGGCCCGATGACAGGCTCCGCGAAGCAATCCAGACTGCCTCCGCGGAGTCAGCCTGGATTGCTTCGTCGCTTCGCTCCTCGCAATGACGAGTCGAGAGATAACGCCTGCTACTGCCCCAGATACTTTTTCATCTCCGCGATCAGCCCGTCGCGCAATTCCGGGCGCTTTAGGCCGTAGGCGATGTTGGCGCGGAGGAAGCCGGGCTTGGAGCCGCAATCGTGGCGCTCGCCTTCGAATTCGACACCGTAGAATTTCTGCGTCTTGGCAAGGCCGATCATGGCGTCGGTGAGCTGGATCTCGCCGCCGGCGCCGCGCTCCTGGGTCTCCAGGATCTTGAAGATCTCCGGCTGGAGGATGTAGCGGCCGGTGATCGAGAGGTTGGAGGGCGCCGTGCCCTTGGCCGGCTTCTCGACCATGCCGTCGACCTCAAACATCTTGCCGGTGCGTTTTCCGACGCCGCAGATGCCGTATTGATGGGTGAGATGGTCGGGCACCGCCTCGACCGCAACCAGATTGGATTTCTCGCCGAGCGAGGACGCCATCTCGATCATCTGCTTCAGGCAGCCGGGCGTGTTGAGCACGAGCTCGTCGGGCAGCACGACCGCAAACGGCTCGTTGCCGACGATGTCGCGCGCGCACCAGACCGCGTGGCCGAGACCGAGCGGCGCCTGCTGGCGGGTGAAGCTGACGGCGCCGGCCTCGGGCTGGTTCTGCGCCAGAATCTCCTGCTCGGCCTTCTTGCCGCGCTGACTGAGCGTCGCGTCGAGCTCGAACATCCGGTCGAAATGATCTTCGATCACGTTCTTGTTGCGACCGGTGACGAAGACGAAATGCTCGATGCCGGCCTCCCTCGCCTCGTCATAGACGTACTGGATCAGCGGCTTGTCGACGATGGTCAGCATTTCCTTCGGCATCGCCTTGGTGGCGGGCAGGACGCGGGTGCCGAGGCCGGCGACGGGGAATACGGCTTTGCGAATTTTCATGGGGGCGATCGAATACCTGAGGACGTGAACGGAGCAATGGTGACTTGCTAACCTGTTTGCAGCCGCCAACAAAGGCGGATGTGGGGCCTCGCCCCGACAGAGTTAAGAAAAAGGCCGTCACCAAAATTTCACCTTTGTTAAGCTATTGGCAACGCCTGACAGGCCTCCTGATGGCTGAAATTTCAGGCCGACGGATGGGACATGATGCAATCAGCGGCACGATTGGCAAGACAGGCCGGGTCAGTGGCCGGTGCGACGATGATCGCAGCGGCTTTGCTGCTGCCTGTCCGCGCGCACGCCCAGGCGCAGAACGGCCTGTCCAATCTGTTCGGCGGCATCTTCTCCGGCCAGAACCCGGCGCCCGCGCAACCTGCGCCGGGCGCGCCAACGGGAGCTCCCCCTTGGAGCGGCGAGGATGGCGCTTCCGGCCATCCGCTGATGACGGCCGCCGCGATCCGCGAAGCCGCGGGAAATTTCAACAATTGCGTCGCGGCGATGTGGCCCGATGCCGCACGGCGCAACATCACCCAGGAGAATTTCCAGCGCTTCACGACCGGGCTCTCACCTGACCTGCGCATCATGGATCTGATGGACTCGCAGCCGGAGTTCACCAAATCGATCTGGGCCTATCTCGACATTCTCGTGAACGACAACCGCCTCGCCACGGGCCGCGAGATCCTCGCCAAATACAAGGCGCAGTTCGACGCCACCGAAAAGGCCACCGGCGTCGACCGCTACATCATCGCTTCGATCTGGGGCATCGAGTCCAACTACTCGACGCAGATGGGCGACCGCAGCGTGCTGCAATCGACCGCGACGCTCGCCTGCATCGGCCGCCGCCAGGCTTATTTCAAGGACGAGTTCCTCTCCGCGCTGGAGATCCTCAACCGCGGGGATCTGCGACCGGAGCAGCTGCGCGGCTCCTGGGCCGGCGCCTTCGGCCCGACCCAGTTCATGCCGACCGCATTCAAGCGCTTTGCCGTCGACGGCGACGGCGACGGACGGCGCGACGTCGTCGACAATCCGACCGACCTGATCGCGTCGACCGCCAACAATCTGAAGAAGGACGGCTGGCAGGTCGGCCAGACCTGGGGCTTTGAGGTCGTGGTGCCGCAAGGCTTCAACTACATGCTGGCCGACCGCGCCAAGGCGATGACGATCGCGCAATGGGAGAAGCTTGGGCTGAAGCGGGCGACGGGCCAGGCCTTCCCGCATCCGGCGGAGAAAGCCTATCTGCTCGCGCCGGCCGGCGCGCAGGGACCGGGCTTCCTGATGCTCCAGAACTATCGCGTGATCATGAAGTACAACCCGGCTGAGGCCTATGCGCTCGCGATCGGCCATTTCGCCGACCGGCTGCGCGGAGGGCAGCCCTTCGTGCAGCCCTGGCCGCGGCAGGAGCGGGAGCTGTCGCGCACCGAGCGATTGGAACTGCAGCAGCTGCTGGCCCAGCGCGGCTTCTACAAAGGCACCCCGGACGGCCAGTTCGGCGGCCAGACACGGGAAGCCCTGCGCCATTTCCAGGCCTCGATCGGGGTGCCCGCGGACGGCTTTGCCTCCTCCGACGTGCTGGATCGGCTCCGCGGGCGGTAAAATCGCGCCGAAAGTAGCCCTGAACGGGGATTTTGCCAGGCGGCCTTGACGGCGGCGGCTGTTCCCCGGTGTATGGACCGAGAAATCTGCAATGGAATTTGCCCGTTTGGCGCCGGATTCCGTTATTATATCGAGCTAACTTTAGTCCTCATTGCGCGTGCCCGAGATCGCATGTCGAAGAAGTCCCTGTTCAAGGCGCTGACCGAGACCGGCCCGCTGATCGCGCTGGGGACGGCGCTTGCGATCCTGGTGTCGGTGGCGGCCCCCGCCTCGGCGCAGTTCTTCAATTTCCCCGGCTTCGGCGGACCGCCGCAGCGTTCAGCCCCCCCGCCCCAACGGGGCGGCGGTGGAGGCGGCGGCTGGTTCGGCGGCGACTTCTTCGCGCCCTTCCAGCAGCAAGCGCCGCAGGCGCCGCGCCAGGATTTTTCGCGCGCGCCGGCGCCGGCCAAACGCGACACCATTCCTGAGAAGAACGTGCTGGTGATCGGCGATGCCATGGCCGACTGGCTCGCCTATGGCCTCGAGGACGCCTACAGCGAGCAGCCCGACATGGGCGTGATCCGTAAGCACAAGACGACGTCCGGCCTGATCAAGTACCAGCCCAGGGGTGAGCCCTCGGATTGGGCGGCGGCGGCGAAGGGCATCCTCGAGACCGAGAAGCCCGATGTCATCGTCGTCATGCTCGGCGTCAACGACCGCGCCGCGATTCGCGAGCCTGTGACCGACAAGTCGGACAAGGCCGCGGATAAGGACAAGGACAAGAAGAACGACAAGGGCGCGCGCGCCAAGCCGCCGGCCAAGCCCGGCGAGACGAAGTCCGGCCCCGATAGCGCCGCCAAGCCGGACGACAAGCCTGCCGATGCCGATCTGCCGCAAGACGATGCCGACAACGCCGACACACCTGCGGCCGCGCCGGAGAAGACCGCGCGCAATCCGAACGGCCTCTATGAATTCCGCGACGAGCGCTGGATCGAGCTCTACGGCAAGAAGATCGAAGAGCTGGCCAATTTGCTCAAGGCCAAGGGCGTTCCGGTGCTCTGGGTCGGCCTTCCCGCCATTCGCGGGCAGAAGGGCACGGCGGACATGCTGTTCCTGGATTCGCTGTATCGCGAAGGCGCGGCCAAGACCGGCATCACCTATGTCGACGTCTGGGACGGCTTCGTCGACGAAGCCGGCCGATTCCTTCAGAAGGGCCCGGACTTCGAAGGCCAGATCCGCCAGCTGCGCAGCTCCGACGGCGTCTTCTTCACCAAACCCGGCGCGCGCAAACTCGCTCATTATGTCGAGCGCGAGATCACGCGCCTGCTCGCGGGACGCTCCGGCCCGATCGCGCTGCCAAGCGAGCCGGCGACGCCGGACACCAGCGCCGAGCCAGGCAAGCCGGCGCCGCGACCTCTGGCCGGTCCGATCGTGCCGCTGGTCGCCGCCTCGATCTCGGCCGATCAGTTGCTGGGCGGACCGGGCTCGCGTCCCGCCGCCGTCGATGCGCTCGCGGCGAAGACGATGGTGAAGGGCGAGCCGCTGTCAGCCCCCGCGGGGCGTGCCGACGATTACGCCTGGCCGCGCCGCGAAGTCGGCCGCGAGCAGGCCAAGGGCGACACGCCTGTTGCGGCCACGACGCCTGACGGCAGCGCCGCACCGGGCTCGCCGGGCGCGGCCGCCGCGATCGCGCCGCCGAAGCTCGCACCGAAAAGGCCGCCGCTTCCGCAACAGCAGCCCGCCCAGGCGCAGCCGACCTTCCGGGATTTCTTCGGCTTCGGATCGCCGCAGCCACCGCCGCCGCGTCAGTTCGCGCCGGCGCCAGGGCCGCGCAACCCGACTCCGAACCCCGCGATTCCGCGTCCGCCCGGCAATGTCGGGCGATCGGCGGAAGTCATCCGGTAGTTTCTCAAGCTGAGGACGCGTGTCCCGGACGCGCGACCCAACACGGGCGGCATCCACGCGTTACGCAAAAATGGGCCCCGGCTCTGCGCAGCAGCGCTTTGGCGCTGCAGCGCGTCCGGGGCACGAGAACAGTTCAGTCAGCCTCAATAGCGCCAGCGCGGGGGCGGACGGCGGGCAGG comes from Bradyrhizobium sp. CCGE-LA001 and encodes:
- a CDS encoding SGNH/GDSL hydrolase family protein: MSKKSLFKALTETGPLIALGTALAILVSVAAPASAQFFNFPGFGGPPQRSAPPPQRGGGGGGGWFGGDFFAPFQQQAPQAPRQDFSRAPAPAKRDTIPEKNVLVIGDAMADWLAYGLEDAYSEQPDMGVIRKHKTTSGLIKYQPRGEPSDWAAAAKGILETEKPDVIVVMLGVNDRAAIREPVTDKSDKAADKDKDKKNDKGARAKPPAKPGETKSGPDSAAKPDDKPADADLPQDDADNADTPAAAPEKTARNPNGLYEFRDERWIELYGKKIEELANLLKAKGVPVLWVGLPAIRGQKGTADMLFLDSLYREGAAKTGITYVDVWDGFVDEAGRFLQKGPDFEGQIRQLRSSDGVFFTKPGARKLAHYVEREITRLLAGRSGPIALPSEPATPDTSAEPGKPAPRPLAGPIVPLVAASISADQLLGGPGSRPAAVDALAAKTMVKGEPLSAPAGRADDYAWPRREVGREQAKGDTPVAATTPDGSAAPGSPGAAAAIAPPKLAPKRPPLPQQQPAQAQPTFRDFFGFGSPQPPPPRQFAPAPGPRNPTPNPAIPRPPGNVGRSAEVIR
- a CDS encoding EAL domain-containing protein, which codes for MRLIRCLAPIALGLMMLVAASPARALDAVSVRSDAAAIDLTGVIDHQRSDADRIQVSTAPGTDGIVRRIEVRAREGGQNWVVFALANNTDDQLDRLIVAPHYRIVSSGLLWPDLGLSRIATITPSIGDRPERQESATADVFRITLDPGAVVTFVAELRTDKLPQLYLWEPEAYKDKVNSFTLYQGIVIGISGLLALVLTILFVVKGSIMFPAAAALAWAVLVYIGVDFGFWGKVLDMSNNAERIWRAAGEAILAATLLVFLFAYLNLSRWHVRYSHITVLWLLFLGALVALALFDPAVASGIARMSLVLIAFAGFALIVYLSTHGFDRAVLLIPTWFLLVVWVVAAGMTVAGSVTNDIVGPALLGGLVLIVMLIGFTVMQHAFAGGSASTGVVSDIERRALALAGSGDLIWDWDVSADKVFTSPETEALLGLKRGTLEGPAASWLEVLHPLDQDRFRAALDSVLDQRRGRLVQDFRLRTPDGHFMWFALKARPVVGSDGEVSRVVGTLTDVTELRNAEERLLHDSVHDNLTGLPNRKLFMDRLGAVAHFAKSMPALRPTLMVIDLDRFKQVNDSVGIAVGDSILLTLARRLTRILKPQDTLARMAGDQFGLILLSEQDPARITAFAETIRKTIRAPIAFNDREIFLTASIGLALSDPQVQLTDEIIKDAELAMYHSKRIGGDRIDVYKPAMRARKTDRLTLESELRRAIERQEITILYQPIVRLEDRSIAGFEALARWDHPKLGRMAPSEFITIAEETGLIVDLGMFVLDQTAKQLSVWQRAMRSREPIFASVNVSSRQLLRHDLIHDVRTVLSRSSVARGTLKLELTESLVMENPEHAAQMLTRIRELGTGLSLDDFGTGHSSLAYLQRFPFDTIKIDQSFVRTTSRGTRPVILKSIIALAHDLGMDVVAEGAETDSDAVELYQMGCEYAQGFAFGEPMDADAAMRLLTEVRLEAAS
- a CDS encoding DUF7662 domain-containing protein, giving the protein MNDYQALRDYLMRQKQDEFVLSFEQIEEIIGAALPRAANRASWWDSLRSPDIQMPQREACLAAGFVATRMPDGASVRFRKKKGDRRR
- a CDS encoding lytic murein transglycosylase, which produces MMQSAARLARQAGSVAGATMIAAALLLPVRAHAQAQNGLSNLFGGIFSGQNPAPAQPAPGAPTGAPPWSGEDGASGHPLMTAAAIREAAGNFNNCVAAMWPDAARRNITQENFQRFTTGLSPDLRIMDLMDSQPEFTKSIWAYLDILVNDNRLATGREILAKYKAQFDATEKATGVDRYIIASIWGIESNYSTQMGDRSVLQSTATLACIGRRQAYFKDEFLSALEILNRGDLRPEQLRGSWAGAFGPTQFMPTAFKRFAVDGDGDGRRDVVDNPTDLIASTANNLKKDGWQVGQTWGFEVVVPQGFNYMLADRAKAMTIAQWEKLGLKRATGQAFPHPAEKAYLLAPAGAQGPGFLMLQNYRVIMKYNPAEAYALAIGHFADRLRGGQPFVQPWPRQERELSRTERLELQQLLAQRGFYKGTPDGQFGGQTREALRHFQASIGVPADGFASSDVLDRLRGR
- the galU gene encoding UTP--glucose-1-phosphate uridylyltransferase GalU, translated to MKIRKAVFPVAGLGTRVLPATKAMPKEMLTIVDKPLIQYVYDEAREAGIEHFVFVTGRNKNVIEDHFDRMFELDATLSQRGKKAEQEILAQNQPEAGAVSFTRQQAPLGLGHAVWCARDIVGNEPFAVVLPDELVLNTPGCLKQMIEMASSLGEKSNLVAVEAVPDHLTHQYGICGVGKRTGKMFEVDGMVEKPAKGTAPSNLSITGRYILQPEIFKILETQERGAGGEIQLTDAMIGLAKTQKFYGVEFEGERHDCGSKPGFLRANIAYGLKRPELRDGLIAEMKKYLGQ
- a CDS encoding sensor domain-containing diguanylate cyclase — translated: MLSGWRENTARRPWRISAKLLIISSVVTVIGFSAICVNVMLDMRRGEEALARQTLENLATTIESDVSRNVEIYDLSLKAVASNMLLPELATVSKPIRHLILFDHATNARHFGAIQVFDAEGRLIMDASTLDPLTENRREEDYFRVHRDNPGAGLFISRPMLFRGAYSIVLSRRISDADGGFMGVVTGSIRFSYFHELFDRLSLDPDDTITVLKRDRTIMMRRPFDLDIIGTNLNDHRSWKADNLPAGASYSGQGPVDPTPRLYARSGGSGPLFVVAGKPLNAVFELWQREAYRIGAVVVALILFVLASTLVLAREIGRRAEAERKLEEMATTDALTGLKNRRKFDAVIDVEWRRAMRQKAPLALLMIDADHFKAYNDTFGHQAGDQVLVGIAICISDSVSRPGDCAARYGGEEFAVLLPNISASDAFKVAETIRLKVQGWSDEQTISTVSCGIASLVPVAGMDWPVLVAAADKALYAAKAGGRNQSAVASLPQLSLVA